In a single window of the Rhizoctonia solani chromosome 16, complete sequence genome:
- a CDS encoding cytoplasmic dynein 1 heavy chain 1: MIELCANSEKTLERFRYQFPEDWLYSDQLRGEWSAYNEILKRKNDSIQEQMAGLQLKTIAEDKVVENKITDLLAEWEAARPVQGRIPADVALSTISTFEVKLNRVQEDYDLVCRAKEALGLELVRHQRLDPVIEEMRDLKGVWTALSGIWSQIHELKDMVWATVQPRKLRQHIDGLIASTKELPNRMRQYAAFEYVQEVLKTRLKANTIVTELKSEALKERHWKQLFKSLRVPSNVTLSQLTLGQVYDMDLKKNESLIKDVITQAQGEMALEEYLKQVRENWTTYSLELVNYQNKCRLIRGWDDIFTKCGENLNSLVAMKLSPYYKVFEEEASSWEEKLNRIHVLFDVWIDVQRQWVYLEGIFSGSADIKHLLPVESARFQNINSEFLTVMKKVYKSPFILDVMNIPGVQKSLERLADLLTKIQKALGEYLERERASFPRFYFVGDEDLLEIIGNSKDIIRIMKHLKKMFAGISTMILDEDVTQIQGIASREGEEVRFASPILLKDFPKINDWLAKLESEMRVSLAKLLCDSVGELQAFYGNGEPLPKDKFLAWVESYPAQLVSLAIQVAWTSSVESALVENAGLESALSTVRQGLELLADVVLTDLSAITRRKCEHLITELVHQRDVIRSLIGQNIRDNKAFPWLYQMRFYLDRAATDPLACLSVHAANAEFPYGWEYLGVPDRLVQTPLTDRCYLTLTQALDTQLGGAPFGPAGTGKTESVKALGVQLGRFVLVFCCDETFDFQAMGRIFVGLCQVGAWGCFDEFNRLEERILSAVSQQVQTIQQGLAALAKNPQAEIELVGKTLRVNRNLGIFITTNPNYAGRSQLPPNLTKLFRPMAMTRPDRELIAQVMLFSQGFRTAETLASKIVPFFNLCAEQLSPQPHYDFGLRALKAVLASAGILKRERLQTLRSSADDEDSAGLSDVYSEQLILIQSVTETIVPKLVADDVPLLTSLLADVFPGIDYVPVDLDALREHIHAVCTERHLVTGEKWIAKILQLYQIQKIQHGLMMVGSSGSGKTNAWKVLLSALERFDGTEGVAYVIDPKAIHKDALYGTLDPTTREWNDGLFTHILRKIVDDVRGESTKRHWIIFDGDVDPEWVENLNSVLDDNKLLTLPNGERLNLPGNVRIMFEVEHLKYATLATVSRCGMIWFSEDTVDPQMVCRHYLNTLESAALDADDDDTIETPARRAEVAASDDPTPASVTIQRTIVKILEPFFSSGGLVELALEFADSVDHIMDFTTTRALNTLFSLINKTVRNVVEYNNQHPDFPLSPERVEQYVSKRLLVNLIWAFTGDAKLDFRAKMGDFLKGQTGVDLPPLLPGSSLIDYDVQVSTGDWVAWAGRVPSIDIDAHAVTASDVVVPTMDTVRHEEVLYSWLSEHKPLMLCGPPGSGKTMTLFSALRKLPDLEVVGLNFSSATTPELVLKTFEQYCEFRKTPNGVILSPVQIGRWLVLFCDEINLPATDKYGTQRVISFLRQLVECGGFYRTSDMAWVKLERIQFVGACNPPTDPGRVPLSHRFLRHAPLVMVDYPGEISLKQIYGTYSRGLLKVLPNLRQYAEPLTDAMVEFYLASQKRFTTDAQAHYVYSPRELTRWVRGIYEAIRPLESLSAEGLVRVWAHEALRLFQDRLVNEEERAWTDEHIDSYAMQHFPTINKDEALSRPILFSNWTSRHYIPVNREQLREYTKARLRVFHEEELDVQLVLFNDVLDHVLRIDRVFRQVQGHLLLIGVSGSGKTTLSRFVAWMNGLSVFQIKVSNKYTGEDFDDDLRTVLRRAGCKGEKICFIMDESNVLDSGFLERMNTLLANAEVPGLFEGDEHAALMTACKEGSQRDGLMLDSHEELYRWFTQQVAKNLHVVFTMNPPENGLASRAATSPALFNRCVLDWFGDWPDQAFYQVGQEFTNTLDLDLPSYAAPLNFPVAYRQLELPPTHRAAVINALVHVHLSLHEVNQRLSRRQGRYNHVTPRHYLDFLHHYVRLYNEKRDELEEQQRHLHVGLDKLRDTVTQVEELRKSLAIKNAQLEAKNKEANEKLQRMVTDQQDAETKKASSIQIQAALVEQDKQIEERRQVVMADLADAEPAVIEAQSAVSNIKRQHLTEVRAMANPPAAVKMAMESVCTVLGNRIDSWRTVQGIIRREDFIASIVNFDTNKQMTRGLREQMKRDYLAQPTFNFETVNRASKACGPLVKWVIAQVRFSEILDKVEPLRNEVDELERKAETTKQSASTIVKMIAELETSIERYKREYAILISEVQAIKTEMERVQSKVDRSMTLLGSLSSEKSRWEEGSRTFDTEMSTIVGDVLLSSAFLAYGGFFDQHYREVMWQEWTVHLSDAGISFKPELALPEYLSTADDRLGWQSKGLPSDNLCTENAIMLKRFNRYPLIIDPTGQATAFLLNEYKDKKIAVTSFLDEAFLKVLESALRFGNPILIQDVERLDPILNAVLNKEIRRTGGRVLIRLGSQDIDFSPAFTMFLSTRDPSVEFSPDICSRVTFVNFTMTRSSLQSQSLDQVLRTERPDTDHKRKDLMKVQGEFKLRLRTLEKLLLQALNESTGNILDDDKVIDTLETLKKEAAEITRKVEETDVVMREVEQVTAEYLPLAQACSAVFFVLEQLNLVNHFYQFSLRFFLDIFDNILHNNPNLAKVTDHQRRLEILTEDLFLMVYKRTSRALLHRDHLVLAVLLAQIKLRGEDNQTISDDIELLLDSADVSSSGAASTGDGLLSDDQKERLAAFAKHSLFEGIENHISENPSEWETFLRSSNPEKSVPWPWTDPATPAVKAVRQILLVKCFRPDRLLQATAIFTALVFDTDLVAQSAYELGAVVNDEVQPATPLALVSVAGYDASYRVENLIQSTGIRHKSVAMGSQEGFSLADEAIAVAARQGSWVLLKNVHLAPSWLSALEKRLQNLSPHRSFRLFLTMEANPAIPVNILRQSRIFMNEPPPGIKANLLDSFKNISPAKLSQGPAEKLRLYFLLAWFHAVVQERLRYVPLGWSKTYDFNDSDLASAFLTIDTWLGATARGKANVDPALIPWDAVRTLVKQSVYGGRVDSDFDQRVLDSFVDGLFTPQAYNVDFDLVPRTGPDVVLVVPDGTKLDHFTSWINGLPEREPTSWLSLPPTAETVIAITQGNALLGKLRKMRTLADDDEADSGSKSSSKTGNQQPAWMRTLHHHCNEWLKELPSELSKLTSGGSEDPLYRFFAREVGVGRKLLGQIRKELSDVIKVCEGSLKQTNHLRNLLSHLTKGTVPEHWRRYKVKRGIAVSQWIANLAQRLAQLEEITKVTSYDSFNVWLGGLFFPEAYVTATRQAVAHHNSWSLETLLLRLDVQQDPSRDAFAVQGLLMEGASWVGGHAEVNSGETVRLESTYLRWVQVDQSSTSQKSLNLPVYLNEDRSDVLFTVDLPFEGDSGRIFSLRAVCLTAGG, translated from the exons ATGATAGAACTCTGTGCCAACTCGGAGAAGACTTTAGAACGGTTTAGATACCAGTTTCCCGAGGACTGGCTCTATAGCGACCAATTACGAGGCGAATGGAGCGCGTACAACGAGATTCTAAAACGCAAGAATGACTCGATTCAGGAGCAAATGG CTGGCCTCCAATTAAAAACCATTGCCGAAGATAAGGTGGTCGAAAACAAAATCACCGATCTACTTGCCGAGTGGGAGGCTGCCCGTCCAGTGCAAGGTCGCATACCAGCCGATGTCGCATTATCGACCATTTCGACATTTGAAGTCAAGCTCAACCGCGTACAGGAAGATTACGACCTTGTTTGTAGAGCAAAAGAGGCTTTGGGCCTTGAGCTCGTGCGACACCAACGACTGGATCCTGTGATCGAAGAAATGCGCGATTTGAAGGGAGTATGGACTGCGCTGAGTGGCATCTGGAGCCAAATCCACGAACTCAAGGATATGGTCTGGGCAACCGTTCAG CCGCGCAAATTGCGTCAACATATCGACGGGCTGATAGCATCAACCAAAGAACTGCCGAACCGCATGCGGCAATACGCAGCATTTGAATACGTACAGGAAGTGCTCAAGACCCGTTTAAAGGCCAACACAATTGTAACGGAGCTGAAATCAGAAGCGTTGAAGGAGCGCCATTGGAAGCAACTCTTTAAGTCACTTAGAGTACCAAGCAATGTTACCCTTTCTCA GCTTACCCTCGGCCAAGTTTACGATATGGATCTAAAGAAGAACGAATCCCTCATCAAAGATGTCATTACCCAAGCCCAAGGAGAAATGGCGCTTGAAGAGTATCTGAAACAAGTCCGCGAAAACTGGACTACATATTCACTAGAATTGGTGAACTACCAGAACAAGTGTCGCTTGATTCG CGGATGGgatgatatttttactaagTGTGGCGAAAATCTTAACTCACTTGTGGCGATGAAGCTATCTCCCTACTACAAGGTTTTTGAAGAAGAG GCTTCTTCCTGGGAAGAGAAATTGAATCGCATTCATGTACTTTTTGACGTGTGGATTGACGTGCAACGTCAGTGGGTGTATCTTGAGGGTATCTTCTCTGGCTCTGCGGATATCAAGCACCTCTTGCCAGTAGAATCGGCCCGGTTCCAGAACATCAATTCCGAATTCTTGACGGTAATGAAGAAAGTCTACAAGTCTCCATTCATCCTCGACGTGATGAATATCCCTGGTGTTCAAAAATCTTTGGAACGTCTCGCCGACTTACTTACGAAGATTCAAAAAGCTCTTGGTGAATATCTTGAACGAGAGCGTGCATCTTTCCCGCGGTTTTACTTTGTCGGAGACGAAGACTTGCTCGAAATCATTGGTAACAGCAAAGATATCATTCGAATCATGAAACACCTCAAGAAAATGTTTGCTGGAATTTCTACTATGATACTCGACGAGGATGTCACTCAGATTCAAGGCATTGCCTCTCGTGAAGGCGAGGAAGTTCGGTTCGCGTCTCCGATACTACTCAAAGATTTCCCCAAGATCAACGATTGGCTTGCGAAGCTCGAATCTGAGATGCGAGTTTCTTTGGCTAAATTACTATGTGACTCAGTGGGCGAACTCCAAGCTTTTTATGGGAATGGGGAGCCGCTGCCTAAGGACAAGTTCCTTGCTTGGGTCGAATCATACCCAGCACAGTTGGTTTCACTCGCAATCCAGGTTGCATGGACCTCATCCGTGGAGTCTGCATTGGTCGAAAACGCCGGCCTTGAGAGCGCCCTTTCTACCGTCCGGCAAGGGCTCGAACTCCTCGCCGATGTAGTCTTGACCGATCTTTCAGCCATCACCCGTCGCAAGTGCGAACATCTCATTACCGAGCTAGTCCACCAGCGCGACGTCATTCGCTCTCTGATTGGACAGAACATACGAGATAATAAGGCATTCCCGTGGCTGTATCAAATGCGTTTCTACCTTGATCGTGCAGCCACAGATCCCCTTGCATGCCTTAGTGTTCATGCTGCCAATGCTGAATTCCCTTATGGCTGGGAATACCTTGGTGTTCCCGACCGACTGGTACAAACACCCCTTACCGATAGATGCTACCTTACCCTCACCCAAGCTTTGGATACTCAACTGGGAGGTGCTCCGTTTGGTCCTGCAGGAACCGGTAAAACCGAGTCTGTCAAGGCTCTCGGGGTCCAACTTGGCCGGTTTGTACTTGTCTTCTGCTGCGACGAAACCTTTGATTTCCAGGCCATGGGTCGTATTTTCGTTGGACTATGCCAAGTTGGCGCCTGGGGTTGCTTTGACGAGTTTAACCGGCTGGAGGAGAGGATCCTGAGCGCCGTGTCCCAGCAGGTGCAGACTATCCAGCAAGGTCTTGCTGCGTTGGCCAAAAACCCTCAAGCCGAGATAGAACTGGTTGGTAAAACCCTTCGAGTGAACAGAAATCTTG GTATCTTCATCACTACGAACCCAAACTATGCGGGTCGTTCCCAATTGCCACCTAATTTGACCAAATTGTTCCGACC GATGGCTATGACCCGTCCCGATCGGGAGCTCATTGCCCAAGTCATGCTCTTCTCCCAAGGCTTCAGAACCGCGGAAACACTCGCTTCCAAGATTGTTCCATTTTTCAATCTCTGCGCCGAACAACTTTCTCCTCAACCGCACTACGATTTTGGTCTCCGCGCACTGAAAGCTGTACTTGCTAGCGCTGGTATCCTGAAAAGAGAACGTTTGCAAACACTTCGTAGCTCCGCTGATGATGAGGATTCGGCTGGCCTTTCTGATGTCTACTCGGAGCAGCTGATTTTAATTCAAAGCGTGACAGAGACTATCGTTCCCAAGTTGGTTGCGGATGACGTGCCTTTATTGACAAG CTTGCTGGCCGATGTGTTCCCCGGTATCGATTACGTGCCTGTAGATCTTGACGCTTTGAGGGAGCATATTCATGCTGTATGCACGGAGCGACACCTCGTCACGGGCGAGAAGTGGATCGCTAAGATTCTCCAATTGTATCAAATCCAGAAGATTCAACATGGTCTCATGATGGTTGGATCCTCGGGCAGTGGGAAAACGAATGCATGGAAAGTGCTGCTCTCTGCGCTGGAACGATTTGATGGAACCGAGGGTGTGGCTTATGTTATTGATCCCAAGGCTATCCACAAGGACGCACTTTACGGAACGCTGGATCCCACGACTCGCGAATGGAATGACGGTCTGTTTACACACATTCTGCGCAAAATTGTGGATGATGTTCGAGGAGAGAGCACCAAACGACACTGGATCATTTTTGATGGCGACGTAGATCCTGAATGGGTTGAAAACTTGAATAG TGTGCTCGATGACAACAAACTCCTTACTTTGCCCAACGGGGAGCGTCTGAACTTACCGGGTAACGTCCGCATCATGTTCGAAGTCGAGCATCTCAAGTACGCTACTCTCGCGACTGTTAGTCGATGTGGTATGATCTGGTTCAGTGAAGACACGGTCGACCCTCAGATGGTCTGCCGACACTATCTTAATACTCTTGAATCCGCAGCGCTCGATGCCGATGACGACGATACCATTGAAACCCCCGCACGCCGCGCTGAAGTTGCTGCATCTGACGACCCGACCCCTGCTTCAGTCACTATTCAAAGAACTATCGTCAAGATCCTCGAGCCATTCTTCTCTTCAGGTGGCCTTGTGGAGCTTGCATTGGAATTTGCCGACTCCGTTGACCATATCATGGATTTCACTACCACCCGCGCACTCAATACTTTATTCTCTTTAATCAATAAGACCGTTCGTAACGTGGTGGAGTACAACAATCAGCATCCAGATTTTCCACTTTCTCCTGAACGGGTGGAGCAATACGTATCGAAACGGTTGTTAGTTAATCTCATTTGGGCGTTTACGGGCGATGCCAAACTTGATTTCCGGGCAAAAATGGGCGACTTCTTGAAGGGGCAGACGGGGGTAGATCTTCCTCCATTGCTCCCTGGAAGTTCTCTTATCGACTACGACGTACAAGTTTCAACTGGCGATTGGGTCGCGTGGGCTGGTCGAGTCCCATCCATTGATATAGATGCACACGCTGTCACCGCCTCCGATGTTGTCGTTCCAACCATGGACACGGTTCGCCACGAGGAAGTACTGTACTCGTGGCTCTCCGAGCACAAACCGTTGATGCTCTGCGGCCCACCTGGGTCCGGGAAGACCATGACTCTATTCAGTGCTCTACGAAAACTTCCCGATCTCGAGGTTGTTGGACTAAACTTCTCAAGTGCCACTACGCCAGAACTCGTTCTCAAGACATTCGAACAATACTGCGAATTCCGCAAAACACCCAACGGCGTTATCCTTTCCCCGGTGCAGATCGGACGGTGGCTTGTACTGTTCTGCGACGAAATCAACCTCCCAGCAACCGATAAGTATGGCACGCAACGCGTTATCTCTTTCTTACGCCAGCTGGTCGAGTGTGGAGGATTCTATCGTACGTCGGACATGGCTTGGGTTAAGCTTGAGCGCATACAGTTTGTTGGCGCTTGCAATCCTCCTACTGATCCCGGGCGAGTTCCTCTCAGTCATCGCTTCCTTCGACATGCACCTCTCGTTATGGTCGACTATCCTGGTGAAATCTCCCTCAAGCAAATCTACGGCACTTACTCGCGTGGTCTCCTTAAAGTGCTCCCCAACCTTCGCCAATATGCTGAACCCCTCACCGATGCCATGGTCGAATTCTATCTGGCCTCCCAAAAACGATTCACGACTGATGCACAAGCCCATTATGTCTACAGCCCTCGCGAACTCACTCGCTGGGTACGTGGTATATACGAAGCTATCAGGCCTCTCGAATCGCTCTCTGCTGAGGGATTGGTACGAGTCTGGGCACACGAGGCTCTGAGGCTCTTCCAAGATCGCCTCGTCAATGAAGAAGAGCGAGCTTGGACCGACGAACACATTGATTCATATGCGATGCAACACTTCCCTACTATCAATAAGGACGAAGCCCTTTCTCGCCCAATTCTCTTCTCAAACTGGACATCCCGTCATTATATTCCTGTCAACCGGGAACAATTGCGAGAATATACCAAGGCTCGGCTACGTGTATTTCACGAAGAGGAACTCGATGTGCAGCTCGTGTTATTCAACGATGTGCTCGACCATGTACTCCGGATCGATCGTGTATTCCGCCAAGTTCAAGGCCACTTGCTTTTGATTGGGGTTAGTGGTAGCGGCAAG ACTACGTTATCACGCTTTGTTGCTTGGATGAATGGCCTGAGTGTTTTCCAAATAAAAGTCTCCAACAAGTACACCGGCGAAGATTTTGATGACGATTTGAGGACAGTGCTTCGACGGGCAGGATGCAAGGGAGAAAAAATATGCTTCATTATGGATGAATCGAATGTTCTGGATTCCGGATTCCTGGAGCGTATGAATACACTCCTCGCCAACGCTGAGGTACCTGGCCTTTTCGAGGGTGACGAACACGCGGCTCTGATGACTGCCTGCAAGGAAGGCTCTCAACGTGACGGGCTCATGCTCGATTCGCACGAGGAGCTGTACCGTTGGTTTACTCAACAGGTCGCAAAGAACTTGCATGTTGTGTTTACGATGAACCCTCCGGAGAATGGCCTCGCTTCTCGTGCGGCAACTTCCCCTGCGCTCTTCAATCGATGTGTTCTTGATTGGTTTGGAGATTGGCCCGATCAAGCATTCTATCAAGTTGGCCAAGAGTTCACCAACACCCTTGATTTGGATCTACCCTCATATGCCGCCCCACTCAACTTCCCCGTCGCCTATCGTCAGCTCGAGCTTCCTCCAACCCATCGTGCGGCTGTGATCAACGCGCTTGTGCATGTCCACCTTTCCTTACATGAAGTTAACCAAAGGCTGAGCCGAAGACAAGGCCGATATAATCATGTTACCCCTCGACACTATCTTGATTT CTTGCACCATTACGTCCGACTCTATAACGAGAAGCGGGACGAACTTGAAGAACAACAACGCCATCTTCATGTCGGCCTCGATAAACTTCGAGATACCGTTACTCAAGTCGAAGAACTACGCAAGAGCCTTGCTATCAAGAATGCCCAACTCGAAGCCAAAAATAAGGAAGCCAACGAAAAATTGCAGCGCATGGTCACAGATCAGCAGGATGCTGAGACGAAGAAAGCGTCATCGATCCAGATTCAAGCGGCCCTGGTCGAACAAGATAAACAGATTGAAGAACGTCGACAAGTCGTCATGGCGGATCTCGCGGACGCCGAACCTGCCGTTATTGAGGCCCAGTCTGCAGTCAGTAATATCAAGCGACAGCATCTGACGGAAGTCCGTGCGATGGCCAATCCCCCAGCCGCTGTCAAGATGGCCATGGAATCCGTCTGTACTGTCTTGGGTAATCGCATCGATAGCTGGAGGACTGTCCAAGGAATCATCCGTCGGGAAGACTTCATTGCGAGTATAGTCAATTTCGACACGAACAAGCAGATGACTCGGGGACTCCGTGAGCAAATGAAGCGTGACTACTTAGCTCAACCCACCTTCAACTTCGAGACCGTCAACCGTGCTTCTAAGGCCTGTGGGCCTCTTGTTAAATGGGTCATCGCGCAGGTTCGGTTTTCAGAAATTCTCGACAAGGTTGAGCCCCTGCGCAACGAGGTCGATGAACTGGAACGAAAGGCCGAGACTACCAAGCAGTCCGCAAGTACCATTGTCAAGATGATTGCCGAGCTAGAAACCAGTATCGAGCGTTACAAACGAGAATACGCGATCCTCATTAGCGAAGTTCAGGCCATCAAAACCGAAATGGAGCGCGTACAATCCAAAGTTGATCGTAGTATGACCTTGTTAGGAAGCCTATCCTCGGAAAAGAGCCGATGGGAGGAAGGTAGCCGCACATTTGACACCGAGATGAGCACCATCGTTGGAGACGTTCTTTTGTCCTCCGCATTCCTGGCATACGGCGGCTTTTTCGACCAACACTACCGTGAAGTCATGTGGCAAGAATGGACGGTTCATCTGTCGGACGCCGGAATCAGTTTCAAACCCGAATTAGCACTCCCCGAGTACCTATCAACCGCTGACGACCGCCTAGGATGGCAATCCAAGGGCCTGCCCTCCGATAACCTGTGCACCGAGAATGCGATCATGCTGAAGAGATTCAATCGTTATCCTCTTATCATCGACCCAACTGGTCAAGCTACTGCCTTTTTGCTTAACGAATACAAAGACAAGAAGATCGCTGTCACTAGCTTCCTCGACGAAGCATTCCTCAAAGTCCTCGAGAGCGCACTTCGCTTCGGTAACCCTATTCTCATCCAAGACGTAGAACGCCTTGACCCTATTCTTAACGCCGTCTTGAACAAGGAAATTCGACGAACTGGGGGTCGAGTACTTATTCGATTGGGTAGTCAAGACATCGATTTCTCTCCAGCATTCACCATGTTTTTGTCCACTCGTGATCCATCCGTTGAGTTCTCGCCAGATATCTGCAGTAGGGTGACCTTCGTCAACTTTACAATGACCCGAAGCAGTCTGCAAAGTCAATCCCTTGATCAAGTTCTGAGGACCGAACGACCTGATACAGACCACAAACGCAAAGACTTGATGAAGGTACAAGGCGAATTCAAGTTGCGTTTACGAACCTTGGAGAAGCTCTTATTACAAGCCCTCAACGAATCTACGGGAAATATTTTGGACGACGATAAAGTTATCGACACTTTAGAGACATTGAAAAAAGAGGCAGCCGAGATTACGCGGAAGGTCGAGGAAACAGACGTTGTCATGCGCGAAGTTGAACAAGTGACAGCTGAGTATCTCCCCCTAGCACAAGCGTGTAGTGCCGTCTTCTTCGTGCTCGAGCAGCTCAACCTAGTAAACCACTTCTACCAATTCTCGCTGCGCTTTTTCCTTGACATCTTCGATAACATACTCCATAACAATCCCAACCTCGCCAAAGTTACCGACCATCAGCGCCGACTCGAGATTCTCACTGAAGATCTATTTTTAATGGTGTACAAACGAACTTCTCGTGCTCTCCTGCACCGGGACCACCTTGTGCTCGCCGTCCTCCTTGCCCAAATCAAACTTCGAGGGGAAGACAATCAAACGATCAGCGACGACATTGAATTGCTCCTGGATAGTGCCGATGTATCAAGCTCTGGGGCAGCTTCAACCGGAGATGGACTTCTGTCTGATGATCAAAAGGAGCGTCTCGCAGCCTTTGCCAAACACAGCCTGTTCGAGGGAATCGAGAATCATATTTCTGAGAACCCGTCGGAATGGGAAACTTTCTTGAGATCAAGCAATCCAGAAAAATCGGTACCCTGGCCATGGACGGATCCAGCTACCC CCGCAGTAAAGGCTGTACGCCAGATCCTGCTTGTGAAATGTTTCCGCCCAGACCGTCTACTGCAAGCAACTGCTATTTTCACTGCGCTAGTTTTCGACACCGATCTAGTTGCCCAGTCAGCCTATGAGCTTGGAGCGGTGGTCAACGACGAGGTACAACCAGCTACACCCCTGGCATTAGTTTCAGTAGCCGGTTACGATGCCAGCTACCGGGTCGAAAACTTGATTCAATCCACCGGTATTCGGCATAAGTCTGTAGCAATGGGCTCCCAGGAAGGATTCTCCTTGGCGGACGAGGCAATCGCGGTGGCTGCCCGACAAGGCTCCTGGGTCCTACTCAAGAATGTCCATCTGGCCCCCTCTTGGCTCAGCGCCCTCGAGAAAAGACTGCAAAACCTCAGTCCTCACCGCAGCTTCCGTCTGTTCTTGACCATGGAAGCCAATCCGGCTATCCCTGTGAACATACTGCGCCAGTCGAGAATTTTCATGAACGAACCTCCTCCAGGCATCAAAGCCAACCTTTTGGACTCATTCAAGAATATATCCCCAGCAAAATTGTCCCAGGGGCCAGCGGAGAAGCTGAGGCTATACTTCCTCCTCGCTTGGTTCCATGCCGTTGTTCAAGAACGTCTTCGTTACGTTCCACTTGGTTGGAGCAAGACTTATGATTTCAACGACTCGGATCTTGCATCCGCCTTCCTTACTATTGacacatggcttggcgcaaCCGCCCGGGGCAAAGCCAATGTGGACCCGGCTTTGATCCCATGGGACGCAGTTCGCACACTCGTCAAACAATCAGTTTATGGGGGTCGTGTTGATAGCGATTTCGATCAGCGTGTTTTGGACTCCTTTGTCGATGGGCTCTTCACGCCCCAAGCATACAATGTTGATTTCGACCTTGTGCCCCGCACTGGCCCAGATGTCGTTTTGGTAGTCCCTGACGGAACTAAGCTAGACCATTTCACTTCGTGGATAAATGGTCTTCCTGAACGAGAACcaacctcatggctaagCCTTCCTCCAACCGCAGAAACTGTGATTGCCATTACTCAAG GAAATGCGCTACTTGGCAAGCTACGAAAAATGAGGACACTTGCTGACGACGATGAAGCTGATTCTGGGAGCAAATCGTCGAGTAAGACCGGCAACCAACAGCCTGCTTGGATGCGTACGTTGCACCACCATTGTAACGAATGGCTGAAGGAATTGCCTTCG GAGCTCTCCAAACTAACTTCAGGAGGTTCCGAAGACCCTCTGTACCGCTTCTTTGCTCGTGAAGTTGGCGTTGGCAGGAAGTTGCTGGGGCAGATTCGAAAGGAACTATCGGATGTTATCAAAGTTTGCGAAGGCTCGctcaaacaaacaaaccaTCTTCGCAACCTCTTGAGCCACCTGACGAAGG GTACGGTGCCGGAGCATTGGCGTAGATACAAAGTTAAACGAGGAATCGCAGTCTCTCAGTGGATCGCGAACTTAGCCCAAAGGTTGGCCCAACTTGAAGAAATCACCAAGGTCACCTCCTATGATAGTTTCAATGTATGGCTCGGGGGATTATTCTTCCCTGAAGCATATGTCACTGCGACCCGCCAGGCTGTCGCACATCATAACTCCTGGTCGCTTGAAACGTTGCTACTTAGACTGGATGTCCAGCAAGATCCCTCTCGAGACGCGTTTGCGGTACAAG GCttattgatggaaggggcCTCTTGGGTTGGCGGACACGCTGAAGTCAATTCCGGCGAGACAGTTAGACTCGAGTCCACATACCTTCGCTGGGTGCAAGTAGACCAATCAAGCACTTCACAAAAGTCACTTAATCTACCCGTCTACCTGAACGAAGACCGTAGCGACGTCTTGTTCACAGTAGACTTGCCTTTCGAAGGAGACTCGGGGCGTATCTTCTCGCTTCGCGCCGTGTGCTTGACTGCTGGCGGTTAG
- a CDS encoding The BTB (BR-C, ttk and bab)/POZ (Pox virus and Zinc finger) domain, whose amino-acid sequence MLHFVDSDDDRTPRASTFAPSSQRLNYSPAASVELGLAPYPPPSRDLPPVSTLPDSVNVARLFPPFEGCDVVLLATKTLPHLAFYVDRKTIYTRCAYLKRNISELGFTPAGVDVIYWEEDADTLDAMLRFVYPDRPKPKVESVPHLRFLLETARSYGIGTATHVLCTTVLLDFATKDPLSVFAIACEFGLTNEAALISKETLKVDFMMDQKSSELGRVSLSYYHRLHRLHRLRAAKAIDIINLINTENPMDEPDPPYCEGCGTNAIWWQIFVEYAGIELKRRPVTDTIFSTAFLARCVRSSRGICGKCIDSYMHAHSQSLLTRLKEDIDALPAYISA is encoded by the exons ATGCTTCACTTCGTTGACTCCGACGATGATCGGACTCCCCGTGCTTCTACATTTGCCCCTAGCAGCCAGCGATTGAATTACTCCCCTGCTGCCAGTGTCGAATTGGGTTTGGCCCCATATCCACCCCCCAGTCGTGATCTACCTCCCGTGTCCACCCTCCCGGACTCGGTTAATGTGGCGCGTCTGTTCCCACCGTTTGAGGGCTGTGATGTTGTTCTACTGGCCACCAAAACTCTCCCCCACCTCGCGTTTTACGTAGATCGCAAAACTATATACACCCGATGTGCCTACCTCAAACGCAATATTTCTGAACTGGGTTTTACCCCTGCCGGTGTCGATGTTATATATTGGGAGGAAGACGCGGATACTCTGGATGCGATGCTCCGATTCGTGTACCCTGATCGACCCAAGCCAAAAGTCGAAAGTGTACCTCACTTGCGGTTTTTGCTTGAGACTGCGAGGAGTTATGGCATTGGGACGGCAACGCATGTACTCTGTACCACTGTGCTTCTCGACTTTGCGACAAAGGATCCCCTTTCTGTATTTGCCATTGCGTGCGAATTCGGTCTGACCAACGAGGCTGCGTTAATCTCGAAGGAGACTTTGAAAGTCGATTTCATGatggaccagaagagctCTGAGTTGGGTCGTGTGAGCCTC AGCTATTACCACCGACTACATCGCCTACATAGATTGCGTGCAGCAAAAGCGATTGATATCATAAACCTCATTAACACAGAGAATCCCATGGACGAACCTGACCCTCCTTATTGCGAAGGCTGTGGTACGAACGCTATCTGGTGGCAAATCTTCGTTGAATACGCAGGTATCGAACTGAAGCGCCGACCTGTGACAGACACAATATTTTCAACGGCATTCCTCGCTAGATGTGTACGGTCCTCCCGCGGTATCTGTGGAAAATGCATCGATAGCTATATGCACGCTCATAGCCAAAGTCTTTTGACTCGTTTGAAGGAAGATATTGATGCTCTTCCAGCCTATATCTCCGCCTGA